From Musa acuminata AAA Group cultivar baxijiao chromosome BXJ3-8, Cavendish_Baxijiao_AAA, whole genome shotgun sequence, one genomic window encodes:
- the LOC135644948 gene encoding uncharacterized protein LOC135644948 isoform X3 yields the protein MLGAMDGGCHHSSGESSEEELSVLPRHTKVVVTGNNRTKSVLVGLQGVVKKAVGLGGWHWLVLTNGIEVKLQRNALSVIEAPTGHEEDDEIECDNMHWNGSDVVLAVCDDVQAQKPHRSRVRHHKGSSNKSLSRSQSCDSHSKGSISSSRGAMKVDLSKLETRALWRYWRHFNLVDASPNPSKEQLVDAVQRHFMSQQLDELQVIIGFVQAAKRLKTVCN from the exons ATGCTGGGAGCAATGGACGGCGGGTGCCACCATAGCTCCGGGGAGAGCAGCGAGGAGGAGCTGTCGGTGCTGCCGCGGCACACCAAGGTGGTAGTGACCGGCAACAACCGGACCAAGTCGGTGCTCGTCGGCCTCCAGGGGGTCGTCAAGAAGGCTGTCGGCCTCGGCGGATGGCATTGGCTG GTTCTTACTAATGGCATAGAAGTGAAACTGCAAAGAAATGCCCTTAGTGTCATTGAAGCCCCTACTGGTCATGAGGAAGATGATGAGATTGAATGCGACAACATGCACTGGAATGGTTCGGATGTGG TTCTTGCAGTGTGTGATGATGTGCAAGCACAAAAGCCACACAGGTCAAGAGTCAGGCACCATAAAGGGTCATCTAACAAATCCTTGAGCCGGTCTCAGTCCTGTGATTCACATTCTAAGGGATCTATTTCATCTTCCAGGGGTGCAATG AAAGTTGACCTGAGCAAGCTGGAAACAAGAGCATTGTGGAGATATTGGCGTCATTTTAATCTT GTGGATGCCAGTCCTAACCCTTCTAAAGAGCAGCTAGTTGATGCAGTCCAGAGGCACTTCATGTCACAG CAATTGGACGAGTTGCAGGTTATCATAGGGTTTGTGCAGGCTGCAAAGAGATTGAAGACAGTCTGCAATTGA
- the LOC135644948 gene encoding uncharacterized protein LOC135644948 isoform X1 — translation MLGAMDGGCHHSSGESSEEELSVLPRHTKVVVTGNNRTKSVLVGLQGVVKKAVGLGGWHWLVLTNGIEVKLQRNALSVIEAPTGHEEDDEIECDNMHWNGSDVVLAVCDDVQAQKPHRSRVRHHKGSSNKSLSRSQSCDSHSKGSISSSRGAMWLVQKVDLSKLETRALWRYWRHFNLVDASPNPSKEQLVDAVQRHFMSQQLDELQVIIGFVQAAKRLKTVCN, via the exons ATGCTGGGAGCAATGGACGGCGGGTGCCACCATAGCTCCGGGGAGAGCAGCGAGGAGGAGCTGTCGGTGCTGCCGCGGCACACCAAGGTGGTAGTGACCGGCAACAACCGGACCAAGTCGGTGCTCGTCGGCCTCCAGGGGGTCGTCAAGAAGGCTGTCGGCCTCGGCGGATGGCATTGGCTG GTTCTTACTAATGGCATAGAAGTGAAACTGCAAAGAAATGCCCTTAGTGTCATTGAAGCCCCTACTGGTCATGAGGAAGATGATGAGATTGAATGCGACAACATGCACTGGAATGGTTCGGATGTGG TTCTTGCAGTGTGTGATGATGTGCAAGCACAAAAGCCACACAGGTCAAGAGTCAGGCACCATAAAGGGTCATCTAACAAATCCTTGAGCCGGTCTCAGTCCTGTGATTCACATTCTAAGGGATCTATTTCATCTTCCAGGGGTGCAATG TGGTTGGTGCAGAAAGTTGACCTGAGCAAGCTGGAAACAAGAGCATTGTGGAGATATTGGCGTCATTTTAATCTT GTGGATGCCAGTCCTAACCCTTCTAAAGAGCAGCTAGTTGATGCAGTCCAGAGGCACTTCATGTCACAG CAATTGGACGAGTTGCAGGTTATCATAGGGTTTGTGCAGGCTGCAAAGAGATTGAAGACAGTCTGCAATTGA
- the LOC135644948 gene encoding uncharacterized protein LOC135644948 isoform X2: protein MLGAMDGGCHHSSGESSEEELSVLPRHTKVVVTGNNRTKSVLVGLQGVVKKAVGLGGWHWLVLTNGIEVKLQRNALSVIEAPTGHEEDDEIECDNMHWNGSDVVCDDVQAQKPHRSRVRHHKGSSNKSLSRSQSCDSHSKGSISSSRGAMWLVQKVDLSKLETRALWRYWRHFNLVDASPNPSKEQLVDAVQRHFMSQQLDELQVIIGFVQAAKRLKTVCN, encoded by the exons ATGCTGGGAGCAATGGACGGCGGGTGCCACCATAGCTCCGGGGAGAGCAGCGAGGAGGAGCTGTCGGTGCTGCCGCGGCACACCAAGGTGGTAGTGACCGGCAACAACCGGACCAAGTCGGTGCTCGTCGGCCTCCAGGGGGTCGTCAAGAAGGCTGTCGGCCTCGGCGGATGGCATTGGCTG GTTCTTACTAATGGCATAGAAGTGAAACTGCAAAGAAATGCCCTTAGTGTCATTGAAGCCCCTACTGGTCATGAGGAAGATGATGAGATTGAATGCGACAACATGCACTGGAATGGTTCGGATGTGG TGTGTGATGATGTGCAAGCACAAAAGCCACACAGGTCAAGAGTCAGGCACCATAAAGGGTCATCTAACAAATCCTTGAGCCGGTCTCAGTCCTGTGATTCACATTCTAAGGGATCTATTTCATCTTCCAGGGGTGCAATG TGGTTGGTGCAGAAAGTTGACCTGAGCAAGCTGGAAACAAGAGCATTGTGGAGATATTGGCGTCATTTTAATCTT GTGGATGCCAGTCCTAACCCTTCTAAAGAGCAGCTAGTTGATGCAGTCCAGAGGCACTTCATGTCACAG CAATTGGACGAGTTGCAGGTTATCATAGGGTTTGTGCAGGCTGCAAAGAGATTGAAGACAGTCTGCAATTGA
- the LOC135644948 gene encoding uncharacterized protein LOC135644948 isoform X4: protein MLGAMDGGCHHSSGESSEEELSVLPRHTKVVVTGNNRTKSVLVGLQGVVKKAVGLGGWHWLVLTNGIEVKLQRNALSVIEAPTGHEEDDEIECDNMHWNGSDVVCDDVQAQKPHRSRVRHHKGSSNKSLSRSQSCDSHSKGSISSSRGAMKVDLSKLETRALWRYWRHFNLVDASPNPSKEQLVDAVQRHFMSQQLDELQVIIGFVQAAKRLKTVCN from the exons ATGCTGGGAGCAATGGACGGCGGGTGCCACCATAGCTCCGGGGAGAGCAGCGAGGAGGAGCTGTCGGTGCTGCCGCGGCACACCAAGGTGGTAGTGACCGGCAACAACCGGACCAAGTCGGTGCTCGTCGGCCTCCAGGGGGTCGTCAAGAAGGCTGTCGGCCTCGGCGGATGGCATTGGCTG GTTCTTACTAATGGCATAGAAGTGAAACTGCAAAGAAATGCCCTTAGTGTCATTGAAGCCCCTACTGGTCATGAGGAAGATGATGAGATTGAATGCGACAACATGCACTGGAATGGTTCGGATGTGG TGTGTGATGATGTGCAAGCACAAAAGCCACACAGGTCAAGAGTCAGGCACCATAAAGGGTCATCTAACAAATCCTTGAGCCGGTCTCAGTCCTGTGATTCACATTCTAAGGGATCTATTTCATCTTCCAGGGGTGCAATG AAAGTTGACCTGAGCAAGCTGGAAACAAGAGCATTGTGGAGATATTGGCGTCATTTTAATCTT GTGGATGCCAGTCCTAACCCTTCTAAAGAGCAGCTAGTTGATGCAGTCCAGAGGCACTTCATGTCACAG CAATTGGACGAGTTGCAGGTTATCATAGGGTTTGTGCAGGCTGCAAAGAGATTGAAGACAGTCTGCAATTGA
- the LOC103995792 gene encoding protein CLT2, chloroplastic gives MELSAAAFRFHRCAAPHLALSRSVATANPPSLWNRRVPPIAPLAVRLDRRDPLLLTGGRSRLFSSWLRESKKPAFSAVRAIRGEMEPAGSLSGKIAVASTVTILLAVLNRVLYKLALVPMKEYPFFLAQVTTFGYVAVYFFILYLRYSAGIVTKEMLALPKSQFIAIGFLEALGVASGMSAGAMLPGPAIPILSQTFLVWQLILSVLILGRKYSFIQVFGCLLVTAGVVISVASGANNGEFLSQVELLWPALMVASSAFQAAASILKEFVFIDGAKRLWGKPPDIFVVNSFGSGFQALFVFLLLPFLSNIRGIPFAELPAYLRSGAACFLNVGSLTKGCEGAPLLPLLFIAMNMAFNISLLNLVKMSSALVSSLAITLAVPLSIYILSLPLPYIPEGASLNVHFVVGAAILVLGLIIYNLPRSANQNYKSD, from the exons ATGGAACTCTCCGCTGCTGCATTCCGCTTCCACCGTTGCGCCGCTCCACACCTTGCCCTCAGCCGATCCGTCGCCACAGCCAATCCGCCGTCGCTTTGGAATCGTAGGGTTCCTCCAATCGCTCCTTTGGCGGTGCGCCTTGACCGCCGCGATCCCCTGCTTCTTACTGGTGGAAGGAGCCGGTTGTTCTCCAGTTGGTTGAGGGAGAGTAAAAAACCGGCCTTTTCCGCGGTTAGGGCTATCAGGGGCGAAATGGAGCCTGCTGGTAGTCTTAGCGGGAAAATTGCGGTCGCTTCGACGGTCACGATTCTCCTGGCGGTCCTCAACCGGGTCCTCTACAAGCTCGCCCTCGTCCCTATGAAGGAATACCCCTTCTTCTTGGCTCAAGTTACAACCTTCGG TTATGTGGCGGTATATTTCTTCATTCTCTACCTTAGATATAGTGCCGGTATTGTAACCAAGGAAATGCTGGCGCTcccaaaatctcagtttatagcaATTGGCTTTCTGGAAGCTCTTGGTGTTGCTTCAGGAATGTCGGCAGGAG CTATGCTTCCTGGACCAGCCATTCCTATATTGTCTCAG ACTTTCTTGGTCTGGCAACTCATCTTGTCTGTCCTGATCTTGGGAAGGAAATACTCATTCATCCAAGTTTTTGGTTGCTTACTTGTAACTGCTGGAGTTGTTATATCTGTGGCAAG TGGGGCAAATAATGGTGAATTTCTATCTCAAGTCGAACTTCTTTGGCCTGCACTAATGGTAGCTTCATCTGCATTTCAAGCTGCTGCATCCATTCTCAAG GAATTTGTTTTCATTGATGGGGCAAAGCGCCTTTGG GGAAAGCCTCCTGACATATTTGTTGTCAATTCTTTCGGATCTGGGTTTCAG GCTCTTtttgttttccttcttcttccatTTCTGTCGAACATAAGAGGAATTCCTTTTGCTGAACTCCCTGCATACCTGAGAAGTGGTGCCGCATGCTTTTTAAATGTTGGCAGCCTTACGAAAG GCTGTGAAGGTGCACCATTGTTGCCtctacttttcatcgcaatgaATATGGCTTTTAATATATCATTGCTTAATCTGGTGAAGATGTCATCTGCATTGGTTTCTTCTCTTGCAATAACACTAGCAg TTCCACTTTCCATCTATATTCTCTCACTTCCACTACCTTACATCCCTGAAGGCGCAAGCTTGAATGTTCACTTTGTTGTTGGTGCTGCCATTCTGGTTCTGGGATTAATAATATACAATCTTCCTCGATCAGCAAATCAAAATTATAAAAGTGATTGA
- the LOC135645712 gene encoding UDP-rhamnose/UDP-galactose transporter 2-like, protein MDLEKKPMVSDVGAWAMNVVSSVGIIMVNKQLMSPNGYGFSFATTLTGFHFTVTALVGCVSNATGLSASKYVPFWELFWFSVVANLSITGMNLSLLLNSVGFYQISKLSIIPVVCFMEFLLHSKHYSQRVIVAVAVVALGVGICTVTDVDINAKGLLCACVAVFCTSLQQITIGSFQKKYSIGSFELLSKTAPVQAVSLLLVGPFADYYLNHRSLLEYPFSSGATAFIILSCSLAVFCNMSQYLCIGRFSATSFQVLGHMKTVCVLILGWVLFDSALTVKNILGMLLAVLGMVVYSWAVEHEKQAKLATHISAEIKSEGEDIKLLKEKVNGLPGSDLELGQTKS, encoded by the exons ATGGATCTGGAGAAGAAGCCCATGGTGTCGGATGTGGGGGCGTGGGCGATGAACGTCGTCAGCTCCGTCGGCATTATCATGGTCAACAAACAGCTCATGTCACCCAACGGCTACGGTTTCAGTTTCG CAACAACGCTAACAGGCTTCCATTTTACGGTCACTGCCCTTGTGGGTTGCGTTTCAAATGCAACTGGTCTCTCTGCGTCCAAGTATGTGCCATTCTGGGAGCTCTTTTGGTTCTCCGTTGTCGCAAATCTGTCAATTACTGGGATGAATCTCAGTCTCTTGTTGAACTCGGTTGGGTTTTATCAG ATCTCCAAACTGAGCATTATACCCGTGGTTTGCTTTATGGAATTTTTATTGCACAGCAAACACTATTCACAACGCGTGATCGTAGCTGTTGCAGTTGTGGCCTTGGGAGTAGGTATTTGCAcagtcactgatgttgatatcaaTGCAAAGGGTCTTCTTTGTGCCTGTGTGGCTGTTTTTTGCACATCACTGCAGCAAATT ACAATTGGATCTTTCCAGAAAAAGTACAGTATTGGTTCCTTTGAGCTGTTAAGCAAAACTGCACCAGTACAGGCAGTCTCTCTTCTACTTGTTGGCCCATTTGCTGACTACTACCTCAACCACCGATCCCTATTGGAATACCCTTTTTCTTCAGGAGCAACT GCTTTCATAATCCTATCATGTTCCCTGGCTGTCTTCTGCAACATGAGCCAGTATCTCTGCATTGGCCGGTTCTCCGCAACATCCTTCCAAGTCCTGGGTCACATGAAAACTGTGTGTGTGCTAATTCTCGGATGGGTACTCTTTGATTCAGCTCTCACCGTGAAGAACATACTAGGAATGTTGCTCGCGGTGCTTGGCATGGTAGTCTACAGCTGGGCTGTAGAGCATGAGAAGCAGGCTAAGTTGGCCACCCATATCAGCGCCGAAATCAAATCGGAGGGGGAGGATATAAAGCTTCTGAAAGAGAAAGTAAATGGACTCCCTGGGTCCGACCTTGAATTGGGGCAGACCAAGAGCTGA